One window from the genome of Dermochelys coriacea isolate rDerCor1 chromosome 19, rDerCor1.pri.v4, whole genome shotgun sequence encodes:
- the STK40 gene encoding serine/threonine-protein kinase 40 isoform X2 yields the protein MVDAELQQPRMKRRASDRGAGETSAKAKALCTGISGSNAKRAGPFILGPRLGNSPVPSIVQCLARKDGTDDFYQLKILTLEERGDKGIETQEERQGKMLLHTEYSLLSLLHNQDGVVHHHGLFQDRTCEIIEDLETNRMVRKMRKRICLVLDCLCAHDFSDKTADLINLQHYVIKEKRLSERETVVIFYDVVRVVEALHKKNIVHRDLKLGNMVLNKRTHRITITNFCLGKHLVSEDDLLKDQRGSPAYISPDVLSGRPYRGKPSDMWALGVVLFTMLYGQFPFYDSIPQELFRKIKAAEYTIPEDGRVSENTVCLIRKLLVLDPQQRLTASEVLESLCSIIASWQSMSSLSGPLQVVPDIDDQVTNPETPQEAKVTEECSQYEFESYMRQQLLLAEEKNTLHEAKSFLQKRQFGHIPPVRRLGHDAQPMNPLDAAILAQRYLRK from the exons AGCCGAGGATGAAGCGGCGAGCATCAGACAGAGGAGCTGGGGAAACATCCGCTAAGGCAAAGGCTCTTTGTACAGGGATTTCTGGAAGTAATGCCAAGAGAGCAGGCCCTTTCATCCTAG GTCCACGTTTAGGTAACTCCCCAGTGCCAAGTATTGTTCAGTGTTTGGCAAGAAAGGATGGGACAGATGACTTCTATCAACTAAAG ATCCTTACCTTAGAGGAAAGGGGTGACAAAGGAATAGAAACCCAGGAGGAGCGACAGGGCAAGATGCTGCTGCACACAGAGtactctctcctttcccttctgcaCAATCAGGATGGAGTGGTTCACCATCATGGGCTCTTTCAG GACCGAACTTGTGAAATCATAGAAGATCTGGAAACCAACAGAATGGTCAGGAAGATGAGGAAGCGCATTTGCCTTGTTTTAGACTGTCTCTGTGCTCACGATTTCAGTGACAAGACAGCAGATTTAATCAACTTGCAGCATTACGTCATTAAAGAGAAGAGACTCAGCGAACGGGAGACTGTTGTTATATTCTACGATGTGGTACGAGTGGTGGAAGCATTACACAAG aaaaatattgtgcacagagaCTTGAAACTAGGAAACATGGTGCTAAACAAAAG GACTCACCGAATAACCATAACAAACTTCTGTCTTGGAAAGCACCTAGTGAGCGAAGATGACCTGCTGAAGGATCAGCGAGGGAGCCCCGCCTACATCAGCCCAGACGTTCTCAGTG gtCGGCCGTATCGTGGGAAACCTAGCGATATGTGGGCACTGGGCGTGGTGCTCTTCACCATGCTGTACGGCCAGTTTCCCTTCTATGACAGCATACCTCAGGAGCTCTTCCGCAAAATCAAGGCTGCCGAGTACACCATCCCTGA AGATGGGCGGGTTTCTGAAAACACTGTGTGCTTGATCCGAAAACTGCTGGTGTTGGATCCGCAGCAGCGTCTCACGGCCTCCGAAGTACTGGAATCCCTCTGCTCCATCATAGCATCGTG GCAGTCCATGTCCTCACTAAGTGGCCCTTTGCAAGTGGTGCCTGATATTGATGACCAGGTGACTAACCCAGAAACCCCCCAAGAG GCGAAGGTGACCGAAGAATGCTCGCAGTACGAGTTTGAGAGTTACatgaggcagcagctgctcctggctgAGGAGAAGAACACACTGCACGAGGCGAAGAGCTTCCTGCAGAAGCGGCAGTTTGGGCACATCCCACCCGTGCGGCGCCTGGGGCATGATGCCCAGCCCATGAACCCTTTGGATGCTGCCATCCTGGCCCAGCGATACCTTCGGAAATAG
- the STK40 gene encoding serine/threonine-protein kinase 40 isoform X1: MEPRMKRRASDRGAGETSAKAKALCTGISGSNAKRAGPFILGPRLGNSPVPSIVQCLARKDGTDDFYQLKILTLEERGDKGIETQEERQGKMLLHTEYSLLSLLHNQDGVVHHHGLFQDRTCEIIEDLETNRMVRKMRKRICLVLDCLCAHDFSDKTADLINLQHYVIKEKRLSERETVVIFYDVVRVVEALHKKNIVHRDLKLGNMVLNKRTHRITITNFCLGKHLVSEDDLLKDQRGSPAYISPDVLSGRPYRGKPSDMWALGVVLFTMLYGQFPFYDSIPQELFRKIKAAEYTIPEDGRVSENTVCLIRKLLVLDPQQRLTASEVLESLCSIIASWQSMSSLSGPLQVVPDIDDQVTNPETPQEAKVTEECSQYEFESYMRQQLLLAEEKNTLHEAKSFLQKRQFGHIPPVRRLGHDAQPMNPLDAAILAQRYLRK, encoded by the exons AGCCGAGGATGAAGCGGCGAGCATCAGACAGAGGAGCTGGGGAAACATCCGCTAAGGCAAAGGCTCTTTGTACAGGGATTTCTGGAAGTAATGCCAAGAGAGCAGGCCCTTTCATCCTAG GTCCACGTTTAGGTAACTCCCCAGTGCCAAGTATTGTTCAGTGTTTGGCAAGAAAGGATGGGACAGATGACTTCTATCAACTAAAG ATCCTTACCTTAGAGGAAAGGGGTGACAAAGGAATAGAAACCCAGGAGGAGCGACAGGGCAAGATGCTGCTGCACACAGAGtactctctcctttcccttctgcaCAATCAGGATGGAGTGGTTCACCATCATGGGCTCTTTCAG GACCGAACTTGTGAAATCATAGAAGATCTGGAAACCAACAGAATGGTCAGGAAGATGAGGAAGCGCATTTGCCTTGTTTTAGACTGTCTCTGTGCTCACGATTTCAGTGACAAGACAGCAGATTTAATCAACTTGCAGCATTACGTCATTAAAGAGAAGAGACTCAGCGAACGGGAGACTGTTGTTATATTCTACGATGTGGTACGAGTGGTGGAAGCATTACACAAG aaaaatattgtgcacagagaCTTGAAACTAGGAAACATGGTGCTAAACAAAAG GACTCACCGAATAACCATAACAAACTTCTGTCTTGGAAAGCACCTAGTGAGCGAAGATGACCTGCTGAAGGATCAGCGAGGGAGCCCCGCCTACATCAGCCCAGACGTTCTCAGTG gtCGGCCGTATCGTGGGAAACCTAGCGATATGTGGGCACTGGGCGTGGTGCTCTTCACCATGCTGTACGGCCAGTTTCCCTTCTATGACAGCATACCTCAGGAGCTCTTCCGCAAAATCAAGGCTGCCGAGTACACCATCCCTGA AGATGGGCGGGTTTCTGAAAACACTGTGTGCTTGATCCGAAAACTGCTGGTGTTGGATCCGCAGCAGCGTCTCACGGCCTCCGAAGTACTGGAATCCCTCTGCTCCATCATAGCATCGTG GCAGTCCATGTCCTCACTAAGTGGCCCTTTGCAAGTGGTGCCTGATATTGATGACCAGGTGACTAACCCAGAAACCCCCCAAGAG GCGAAGGTGACCGAAGAATGCTCGCAGTACGAGTTTGAGAGTTACatgaggcagcagctgctcctggctgAGGAGAAGAACACACTGCACGAGGCGAAGAGCTTCCTGCAGAAGCGGCAGTTTGGGCACATCCCACCCGTGCGGCGCCTGGGGCATGATGCCCAGCCCATGAACCCTTTGGATGCTGCCATCCTGGCCCAGCGATACCTTCGGAAATAG
- the STK40 gene encoding serine/threonine-protein kinase 40 isoform X3, with product MKRRASDRGAGETSAKAKALCTGISGSNAKRAGPFILGPRLGNSPVPSIVQCLARKDGTDDFYQLKILTLEERGDKGIETQEERQGKMLLHTEYSLLSLLHNQDGVVHHHGLFQDRTCEIIEDLETNRMVRKMRKRICLVLDCLCAHDFSDKTADLINLQHYVIKEKRLSERETVVIFYDVVRVVEALHKKNIVHRDLKLGNMVLNKRTHRITITNFCLGKHLVSEDDLLKDQRGSPAYISPDVLSGRPYRGKPSDMWALGVVLFTMLYGQFPFYDSIPQELFRKIKAAEYTIPEDGRVSENTVCLIRKLLVLDPQQRLTASEVLESLCSIIASWQSMSSLSGPLQVVPDIDDQVTNPETPQEAKVTEECSQYEFESYMRQQLLLAEEKNTLHEAKSFLQKRQFGHIPPVRRLGHDAQPMNPLDAAILAQRYLRK from the exons ATGAAGCGGCGAGCATCAGACAGAGGAGCTGGGGAAACATCCGCTAAGGCAAAGGCTCTTTGTACAGGGATTTCTGGAAGTAATGCCAAGAGAGCAGGCCCTTTCATCCTAG GTCCACGTTTAGGTAACTCCCCAGTGCCAAGTATTGTTCAGTGTTTGGCAAGAAAGGATGGGACAGATGACTTCTATCAACTAAAG ATCCTTACCTTAGAGGAAAGGGGTGACAAAGGAATAGAAACCCAGGAGGAGCGACAGGGCAAGATGCTGCTGCACACAGAGtactctctcctttcccttctgcaCAATCAGGATGGAGTGGTTCACCATCATGGGCTCTTTCAG GACCGAACTTGTGAAATCATAGAAGATCTGGAAACCAACAGAATGGTCAGGAAGATGAGGAAGCGCATTTGCCTTGTTTTAGACTGTCTCTGTGCTCACGATTTCAGTGACAAGACAGCAGATTTAATCAACTTGCAGCATTACGTCATTAAAGAGAAGAGACTCAGCGAACGGGAGACTGTTGTTATATTCTACGATGTGGTACGAGTGGTGGAAGCATTACACAAG aaaaatattgtgcacagagaCTTGAAACTAGGAAACATGGTGCTAAACAAAAG GACTCACCGAATAACCATAACAAACTTCTGTCTTGGAAAGCACCTAGTGAGCGAAGATGACCTGCTGAAGGATCAGCGAGGGAGCCCCGCCTACATCAGCCCAGACGTTCTCAGTG gtCGGCCGTATCGTGGGAAACCTAGCGATATGTGGGCACTGGGCGTGGTGCTCTTCACCATGCTGTACGGCCAGTTTCCCTTCTATGACAGCATACCTCAGGAGCTCTTCCGCAAAATCAAGGCTGCCGAGTACACCATCCCTGA AGATGGGCGGGTTTCTGAAAACACTGTGTGCTTGATCCGAAAACTGCTGGTGTTGGATCCGCAGCAGCGTCTCACGGCCTCCGAAGTACTGGAATCCCTCTGCTCCATCATAGCATCGTG GCAGTCCATGTCCTCACTAAGTGGCCCTTTGCAAGTGGTGCCTGATATTGATGACCAGGTGACTAACCCAGAAACCCCCCAAGAG GCGAAGGTGACCGAAGAATGCTCGCAGTACGAGTTTGAGAGTTACatgaggcagcagctgctcctggctgAGGAGAAGAACACACTGCACGAGGCGAAGAGCTTCCTGCAGAAGCGGCAGTTTGGGCACATCCCACCCGTGCGGCGCCTGGGGCATGATGCCCAGCCCATGAACCCTTTGGATGCTGCCATCCTGGCCCAGCGATACCTTCGGAAATAG